AAGAATGAAAAGAAGTCACTGGATTGGCAACAGGTCATCAATGGAGAACATTATTGATTTTAGCAAGATAACTCCACTAGCAAAAGGCTGAAGAGTGAAATAAGTATTTTAATCAAAGAGATGACCAATCAAACCAAATGTCTTGTTTTTTGAAAACactaataaaatatgcaaatctCTTGCAGTGCTAgtcaagaagaataaaaagaaaggaaggagataaaAACCTTAGGGGAATGAAAGGTATGATCAGCTAGAGGTTGCCAGGCTGGAGAGAGGAGGGGTGGGGCAGGTCATGAGCTGAGGCTTAGAAGAAAAGTGAATTTACTCAGAGCAGTCAGGAGAGGAAGATCCTGGATCAGAGGTGAGTGGGAGAAGAGGCATTCTGGTTCCTTGCACTCTTCCTCTGCTCTTTAAGCAGTCATGCTTACCCTTGGGTTTGTGGTACCCAGAAGACATACAACAGTTTTAAGGATATCCTgatattttttccccactcttcACTACCATTCTATTTCAGAAAGCCTTCCCCTTGTCTTTTTACAATCTATCACTGAAGATGTCTCACTCAGTGGTTATACATAGCAAGGTTCTTCTAATCTGACCATGATATGGAGCGCATCCTGAATTCAGTCTACTCCATTATAAGGCATTTCTCATTTtagggttttgtttatttgtttcaatAAAGAGCTCAATTTGCAAACATATCTTAGGAATTTGGCTTTTTAGGAAACTCCTGAGGACTCCCACCAATGTTGTTGTTGGTACCTGGGTGTGGAGTTGGTGCTCAGGCTTTCTAGAAGGTAAATGGAAAGGGCAAACATACATCACATGGTTAGGATTGACAACCAGTTGAATGTCTGCCTAGTGTTAGCTCTGGCTAACAGAGAAAATGTCTACTGCAGCAGAGGGGATCCTTAGGCCAGAATTCTATCTATCTGATCTACCCAGTTATTCAGGCAGGGGCCAGGACCCTAgtgagaaattaaaaaggaataaagaaagacaGTGTTCAAGGGTAGGAACAAGGGAACTTCTTAGGCTGGAAGCCATATTAAGGGGAGGTACAGGAAGTGATAGCTAAGGTCAGGCTACACTTGAAGCTTGGCAAGTAGGTATCCTTCATTTAAGTTTGCCACAACATCTAGGAAACAGTTTTTGGGCTATACATGACTACTGTAAAGTCAACACAAGTCACACAGTTGGTGTGGTGACTCACCAGGCAAATGCAGCCTTCAGAGATGCAACAATAGGGCAGGGAGTGTTTGAGGAAGGAGATTATCAATTGTACTTACTATGGTCTGGTCCACACCTGGAATCTTGAGTCCAAGTCTGGGACTAGGCTACATGTCCAGTGCTCTTACACAGGAACTGAAATGCTCTGAATAGTATGATGGTCACAGAAAAAAAGTTGAAGCAGAGATTTGGCCTGAAGACAGGATATTTGTCATACACACTTCCATTCCATCCTTAATCCCATCCCATTTCAATTTGGCAATAGTTGTTATATGGCAGCAGAGGTGTTAACCACTCTAGCTTTTTTATTAATGATGGATTGTGGGCAAATCTAAGGAGCCCTTCTCATAGAAGtgacaaagaaaacacaaaaacctTAAACTTGAGAACTGCTCTATAATGCAACAGATTGAAAAAGGAAGAGGGCCTTCAGATTAGAACCTCATGGTACAGTCACCAAGTGACACATCCTCAGTGATTTTTCAGTGATTGTGGGAGGACAAGGGAAAGGCTTCAGACAATGCAGGGCTGAGATGCTTTATAAATTTTTGGCCTCCAAGTCACACTGACCCATGACAGTATGCAATCTAGGACTATAGGATCAAGCAGGGGGGAAATAGTCTCATTTTTTGTGAGTGCCTATGTATAAGTTAAGTACTTTTACATAGCTTCTCATTTAAATCTCAAACATCCTATGAAGTTGGGCCATTATCTCCATCTTGCCAATGAGCAAATTAAAGTTTAGAGAGTTCAAATAACTTCATCAAGGCAAAGTGGCTAGCAAGTGACAGAACAGGATTTTCAGTTTAGAGAATCTGAATCAAGAACCACTGTTTTTAGCCTTTTTGATATCCTGCCTCCTGATGATTTAAGACCACAAACTATTTTTGAGTGGGGTACATTGAAGTATGTAGGATTTCTATGCCATATTCAAGGAAAGAGAAACTAGGGGTTCCTAAAAGAAGTTCAACCAATGTCCCCAAGACTGAGTGATACCACTGGAGGAAGAAGACCCTATAAAGAGTGTTCTCAGATGGATAGAGGAATGTGCACATGCCTAAAAACCATATGAAATCATGGAGGCCATCCACCCCAAGGAGAAAGTAACCAAAGGGATACTACACAAGAATGGAATGGTAGTTTAATGCTGACCCCTTATATTCAGGTTTGCCCAAACAGGTTATAACATGTTATATGTTATAGTGACAAATGAATGAGGCAGATGGAGGATCAATgcagtgaaaaaaagaaattaatgcaTTGGATTTTGGTTCTTGGTAGTAGAGAGGAGCAGCTCTCTGTCTCATCAATACTGGCTTAGTGAGGCccctaacattaaaaaaattttttttgccagTATGTATAGTTGTTGCCTTGACTATTAATCTGGTCTGGATGGCCACaactgcggggggggggggggtgtcacagATGTTAATAGGATCTGgaaagacctggatttgaatctcaaATTTACCACCTACTTGCTATGTTATCTCAGGCAAAATAGTTAATCTCATTTTAATTATATCAATTGCCTTGTATGGAAAGGATGTTTGACCTATTTTATTAATGGAGAAAAACACTCAGATTATGCATACCATATTTTTCAGCACATTATTAAACATACTAAGTTCATTtaaagagtgtttttttttttctaaaacataaagCATTCTTGATGTCTGAAATATCTTGGATGTTTATCATGAAGAAGGAGTTAGCCATATGGAAGAACCACAGAAACCTACTCAGGGTGGGTGGTATTCATCTATAAGGTAGTCCCTCAAATTTTATTTACAGTTATCTAATCTATTAATTCAACCTACCTCAGTAGAAAATCCTGGCAGAAATGTTGAGAAGGTAGAAATGTAAGTATCTCCAGAGGAAGTTTATCTCCTGTGGAAAATGATAATGTGTCCTCTAATTATCTTATTTTCCTGAatcctttcatctgtttcttCAACCAGAACAATGcttctttcatgttttctctaGGCACGACATTGAGGATGAAAATGTGACACATCTGAGCTCAagaagttttgtttctttcaacaATTATTAAGTATTAGGAACTGAGAAtataaagatgaaagataaatatgaattatttcctctgaTTGCTCATTTGTTTGGTGGAAAGATGTATGAATGCATACATCTTTTAATGGACTTGTGTACAACTATGCATCACACATTTGGTTTAAGGCAGTAAGCAAGAGACACACACTTAAGTGCATACAACAAACTGAAAGGGAGGGTGGGTTGAGACACGCTCACTACACTGTATTGAAATTGTCAATTTAGGTCCCTCAGACATCATCATGGGATGTGTCATGGAAGCCCAGAGGGCAGGTACCTGACTTAACCTGAATATGGGATGTAGGAGGAAATAGAGTAAAGAAGACTTCCCAAAGGAGGTAACTCTTGAAAGatgaacagaaattaaaaaggagaagagGATGGAAGATGGAGCACAATGATTCTATCAGATGTCAGTTTTCTGATACTATAGTTCACTTAGCTGAGAATATGGCCAGGCTTTCCCAATACCACAGCTGGGAAAAAGTCCTATAGGACTGcatcattttttctttacatCATTTTGTGCATTAATAGGAAAGCAGTCTTACCTGAGATGCTGGGGCTACCCTACAACCACACAATGGAAACTCCTGACACCTTCTTCCTTGTGGGTATCCCAGGGTTGCAGCCTTCACATCTTTGGCTGCCTATCTCACTGAGTGCCATGTACACTGTCGCTCTGCTAGGAAACACCCTCATTGTGACTGTAATCTGGCTGGATTCTACTCTACAAGAGCCCATGTACTACTTCCTGTGTGTTCTGTCTGCTGTAGATATTATTATGGCCTCCTCTGTAGTGCCCAAGATGGTGAGCATCTTCTGCTCAGGAGACAGTTCCATCAGCTTTAATGCTTGTTTCACTCAGATGTTTTTTGTCCATGCAGCTACAGCTGTAGAAACAGGGCTGCTGCTGGCCATGGCTTTTGACCGCTACGTAGCCATCTGCAAGCCCCTACACTACAAGAGAATGCTCACACCTCATGTGGTGCTGGGAATGAGTGTGGCCATCATCATCAGAGCCATCATATTCATGACTCCACTGAGTTGGATGGTGAGTCATCTACCTTTCTGTGACTCCAATTTGGTCCTCCATTCCTACTGTGAGCACATAGCTGTGGCCAAGTTGGCATGTGGCAACCCCATGCCCAGCAGTCTCTACAGTCTGATTGGTTCCTCCATTATTGTGGGCTCTGATATGGCCTTCATTGGTGCCTCCTATAAACTGATTCTCCAGGCTGCATTTAGCCTCTCCTCTAAGAACGCGCGGTTGAAAGCATTAAGCACATGTGGTTCCCACATGGGGGTTTTGGCTCTGTACTACCTACCTGGGATGGCGTCCATCTATGCAGCCTGGCTAGGGCAAGACATGGTGCCCTTACACACCCAAGTGCTGCTAGCTGACTTGTACCTGATCATCCCACCCACCTTAAACCCCATCATCTATGGCCTGAAGACCAAACAAATATGGGAGCGAACACAGGGTTTGCTGATGCGCTGCCTCTCTGACCATTCCAACCTGGGTTTGTGAACACAAAATCTGTTCAGACATTAAGCATACCAGCCAGCTTCAAAGATGCATTAGAAATATGTAGAACTGCTTCAGTTTATCTAGGAGCTACAGGGATTCTAAGACGAAGTTGCAAAGGGTAACCTTGCATGACTTTTCAATTTCTAGCAAGAAGACGAAATGATGCTGATTTTTTAACAACATTTTTAATGGTTTCAAACAATAACTATCTGAGATagacttgggcagagaatacagAATGgggatttttctttccttagctATTGACCCATATTTCCAACCTAATATCCTACTAAATCCTATCCCTTTGCATGATGAAAAAACATGTCTGGTCCCCACCTTCCTGTCTGCATTCCTCAGAATTGCCCCCTCCTTGTGGGACTATATGGAAGCATCTGTTAACATATGTCCTGCCCTCTGGCTCACTGATGAATCCACTCAGCTGTGGTCACATGCTCACTCCTGGACCAAAATCTTTCCCCATTCTACTTTCATAAATGTAACCACTTGATCTGAGGAGATAGAAACTTGGGATCACTGATGGTGGCTGCCTGGAAAAAGACTTGGTTTACAGAAGAGAAGCTTATTAATGGGATGGAATGAAAAGGCTTTGAGTTTAGGTCTCTGGTTCCAATTCATTCTGGATACCCAGTACATTCTCTGTTATGAAGTTCTGTAAGAAACCCCTATATCCTTTTACCTGTCTATTGTCAAGTTCCCTTCTACTGATGGGGGCGGGGTGGGATGTTAATTCAGAAAGAGCACTGAAGATTAActgaaataataaatggaaagCACTTAACACAACATTTGACATATTGTATGCACTAaaaaaagtatacaattaatgataaatttataATTCCATAATTCTAAGGGGGTACTTCTAGGTTCTACTGAAACTGTAGTCCTGTGTACATCAGCACTCATGTGATAACTCTTCCAAACAGAACAACTTTGTACCTATGCCTGTTGCTAATCTCGGACTTGTTTACCTACCAAGAGTATCAGTGGAGCAGGAACTGGCCTCTAAAAATGTGATAATGGTGCATTGAGGTTCaaaacagcagcaagaagaaatttttccttgcAACCCCCTAACAAAACAAGATCATCAGGTGGTTAAGCATATTTGATAAGATACCCATTTTGAAAATGCACACTATTCTCTCTCCATAATCAACCCCTAACAATGGACTATGTCCATTAAATCAGAGAACATTCAATGCACTAAATAATCTGATTAACAGAGACAAATGTGTAGTCCAACCTCCATCCAAAATACAAATTTTCA
This genomic stretch from Choloepus didactylus isolate mChoDid1 chromosome 6, mChoDid1.pri, whole genome shotgun sequence harbors:
- the LOC119537188 gene encoding olfactory receptor 52I2-like codes for the protein MLGLPYNHTMETPDTFFLVGIPGLQPSHLWLPISLSAMYTVALLGNTLIVTVIWLDSTLQEPMYYFLCVLSAVDIIMASSVVPKMVSIFCSGDSSISFNACFTQMFFVHAATAVETGLLLAMAFDRYVAICKPLHYKRMLTPHVVLGMSVAIIIRAIIFMTPLSWMVSHLPFCDSNLVLHSYCEHIAVAKLACGNPMPSSLYSLIGSSIIVGSDMAFIGASYKLILQAAFSLSSKNARLKALSTCGSHMGVLALYYLPGMASIYAAWLGQDMVPLHTQVLLADLYLIIPPTLNPIIYGLKTKQIWERTQGLLMRCLSDHSNLGL